GCCACCCGCTGCTTCTGCCCACCGGAGAGCTGTGTTGGCAAATGATGCATCCGATCAGCCATCCCCACCATCGCTAACAGTTCTTCTGCGCGTTGGGCGCGTTCTTTGCGCCCCACCCCGGCATACATCAGCGGCATCTCCACATTCTTGAGCGCATCCACCCGGGAGATAAGATTGAAGTTTTGAAACACAAACCCAATATTTTGCGAACGATAACTCGACAATGCGTCGTCGGTAGAGTTCAACACATCAGTTCCGGCAAAGAAATACTGCCCTTCAGTTGGCCGATCAAGCAGGCCAATAATGTTCATCAGGGTGGATTTCCCTGAACCGGAAGCCCCCACAATGGCGACAAATTCGCCGCTGTGCATGTCAAAGTCCACACCGGGAATAACGGTGAGTTCTTCTTCCGATCCAATATTGAACTTCTTCACAATCCCGCGCATCATAATCAGCGGATAGCTCGATGGTGTCGTCATAAGTACTGGGATTCCTTAAAGCCTGCGAAGATAGCCTTCGTGGGTCAAGTTGGTTTGGCGATGAATGCCAGCAAAAAAAGCGGCAACATCTCGGGGGGAAAACAATTCGGTTGCTCAACACAATGCCTCGCAACCACCTGCTGCAGCATCTGTCGCGCAACCCGCGCGGTAGACTACCGCAAACGCGGCAACCTCAAGGTTTTAGAACACGGCATCCAAGGCGAGGCACACCATGGCGGCGCCAGGTGCGCGCACAGCTTGGCGGCGACAACAACCACAGCCACCACCTATCAGCCAATTGCGCACCCGAAAGCAGGGCAGATCCACCGCGGCAACGCCGAGCAGATCCACCTCGCTTCCATTGGCCACCAAGTTCACTGCTGAGTATGTACACCACTGTTTCGTAGCGGCAGCATCTAGGATTTGTTGGCTTCGGTGCTGCTGGTCGTAGCTGGCGACGCATCACCTTGCTGCTGCTTGCGGACACTATCAGGGACGTCGACTGTTTCACCGACCTTCGCCAAATTACTGATCGCCCGATTCAGCACGACGTCACCTGCTTGCAAATCACCACCGGTGATCTCCGCATCAGTGACCGATGTCTTGCCAACCGTCACTTCCCGCTTTTCAACCGTGCCCTCATCGTTGACCACCAACACATAGGACATGTCGCCATCTTCGACGAGCGCGTCGCGCGGAACAGTTTTCACGCCCTTCACGGATTCGGTGGTGATTTCAGCTTTCACCGAACCACCAATTTTCAACCCGTCACGATTACCGGTCACCGTGATTTCCACAGCAAACTCCGGCGACTGATTGCTGGTGTCTGCCGTGACAGATCCCCCGTCTTTACCGCTGGTAACCACAGCATTGGCCACCGGGGAGATGAATGAAACCTCACCGGTGAAACGTTGTTCACCGGTTGCCCGCGACGTGAATTGCACAGTGTCGCCAAGATGAATGCTTGCCAAGTCGGCTTCGCGCACATTGGACCGAATCAGCAAAGTGGAATCGTCAGCAACCGTCATCAGCGGGCCGGATACTGGGGCGCCAGCTTTCGCCGCCACCGAAGTAATCACCCCATTAAACGGGGCACGCACCTCATTATCAGATAATTGCTGCTCCAACTTCGAAGTCGATTGACGCGCTTGCAGTTCGGCGGCTTGCTTGGCCCGTTCCGCGGAACGAATCGCCTGCTGATCACTATTGATCTGCTGCTGCAATTGCATCTTCGTGGTCTCTAAGGCGACTGCTGCATCTTTTTTCGCATCGAACTTTTGTGCCGCCGCCCGCTGCAAATCCGCGAGCTCCCGGTCAGTGTCGATCAAGGTGCGCTGCACCGCAGCTTGTTGATCGTTGAGCGCAAGCACTGCCTGATTCAAGCTATTGACCGCCTCGGCCGAACCGATATGAGCATTAGCCTGCGCTTGATCAATGCCTAACGGATACTCATTCGCATAGGCGTCCAGTTTCGCTTCGGCGGCAGAAATTTTCGCAGCAATCGCCGGCTTCTCCTGCTCATCTGCCTGCTGTAACTGCACCTGTAGCTTCGCCAATTCGGCCTGTGTTTCGGCAATCTCCGCCGACCGATCAACACCACGCAACGCCGAAGTGGTTGAATCAAGGCCTGCTCGTACGGCGTTTAATGCGGCGCTGAGCAGCTGCGAACGGGCTTGTGCCAACGCCAGATTTTGACTCCGAATATCGGCATTAAGCCCCGAGGCTTTCCGCTGTAACCGCTGTTCATAGGCGCGCTGCGCGTCAGCATATGCCCGGTCAGCTTCCCGCAGCGCCTGCTCAGCACCGTTGAGCTGCGGATCAAGATTATTATTCAGCAGCTGTTGTTTATCGTTGAGCTGCTGTTGCGCCTGCTCAACTGCTGACTGAGCGTCAACCACACTGCGAGCCCCGTTGGCGACCTGATCGTCATAGTCGCGCTGAAGTGCCGTGGTATCCATCGTGGCAAGCAACTCACCGGCACTCACCCGCTGGCCAACTTTCGCATTCAATGACTCGACAGCCGACGTCAAATTTGAGGCGAGTGCCACCTGCCGGATCGGGGTAATCGACCCGGTGACCTGAATAGTTGATGCTACCTCCCCGGTGGTGACCACACTATAGGCTGCAGCGGCAGTAGCCGGATCCGGATCATCACCCGATCCACCCATACAACCAGCAAGTAGCGCCCCTGACGCAACCAGGGCAATCGCTAGCCGCGATAAGCGTATTGTCCGTGTTTGCGCATCGTTCATTACTTCATCCTCACCATCGCCAGAGTCGATGTCGTTATTGTTTTAACTTTCCAGATTCGCACCGGCGAAAACCACAAACCGGGTAAATCAATCCAAGCACGCCCCGTACATGCAGTCATCAACAGCCGTCAGGCTTTACCGCACAAGACTTTCACTAGTGTTCCAGCAGAACACCGGGGTTACTCACCCTTCTTAGGATACACATCCCTACAATGCAGGTAGGGTCTTACCACCTGGGAATTTTCCCAATTTATCCTGGATAGTTCCCAAGAGTGTGGCAGGTCGCAGTCGGCTCCACACCGGCAAGCAAACCGCGTCAGCAAGGAAGTTATCCTGCTCTCCTGCCCCTGTTGACGCGCCGCGCACATTGCCTCTTGCACGCAACACTCCCAGTCCCCCTATCGTCGTTGACTGAAGGCTTCTCTCGGGTGGCCAATAGCCAACAAAAAACAGGTAAGACCCCTCCCAAACAAGGAGCCTTACCTGTTTTGCATCATGGCCGCTGCGGGCAATGCGCACTATTGTTCTGCACGCAGCAGCTAATCTAGCGCGCCGGAATGATTACGCTTTATGCAACTGGGCACTCGCCCCGCCGAGCACATCGTGGGATTGTCCATCCAACGCATCGGTGGTCAGGGTGAGTTCGGTTGCCAGAATTTCTTTCGCAATATGGTCAGCGAATTGTTCTGCGACTGCACGACGATCAGCAGGAACCGAAACCGTCGCGGTGATCCGGTCAGAAACCTCAAAACCGCACGCCTTGCGAGTATCTTGCAGTCCACGTACCAGGTCATTTACCCAGCCCTCAGCCGCGAGTTCTTCGGTGACATTGGTATCCAAAACAACCAAGCCACCGAACCCTTCAATTTGTGCAGTAGATGCCTCATCGGCAGCCTTCAGCCGGGTTGTGAACTCATCAGGCTGCAAGGTAATGCCACCTGCGACAACCACTTCACCGTCACGGGTATAGTCGCCGGCCTTCACCGCCTTAATCACCTGCTGCACATCCTTGCCCAGGCGAGGACCTGCCACCTTGGCATTGACGACCACTTCAAATCGGCCAACACTGTCCACATCGTCGGTGAGCAGTACTTTCTTCACATTGACCTCGTCGGCAATGATATCGGTAAATGGGCGAAGTTCAGCCGCGTGTTCACGAGCCACAGTCAGCCGTGCCAGCGGCAACCGGTTGCGCAATTTGTTGGCTTTGCGCACCGACGATGCCGCCGAACAAACACCTCGAACAGCATCCATCGCATCCACCAGCGCATCATCGCTGGGGAACAGATCAGGATTCGGATAGTCGGTAAGATGCACCGAGCGTTCACCGGTGAGCGCTTTGAAAATCACCTCAGTGATTAACGGCAGCAACGGGGCGGCAATCTTCGACAAACTCACCAACACCGTGTACAGCGTGTTAAACGCCTCCGGATGCTGCGTGTCCCCTGCCCAGAAACGGTCACGGGAACGGCGCACATACCAGTTCGTTAACGCATCGCAGAACCATCGCACCTCATCGCAGGCCTTTGCGACATTCGTGTCATCGAGTGCTGCTTGCACATCGGCTGCCAACCGATGCAGCTTCGCCAAAATATACCGATCAAGCACGTTGGTGGAATCGGTTGCAAACTTCGCCGGCTGTGACGAATACAGCTGCAAGAACGTGTAGGCATTCCACATCGGCAACAGTGCCTGCCGAACACCTTCCCGGATTCCTTGCTCAGTCACGATGAGATTGCCACCGCGCAGAATCGGCGACGACATGAGGAACCAGCGCATCGCATCGGATCCATCCCGGTCAAACACTTCGTTGACATCGGGATAGTTCCCCTTCGACTTACTCATCTTCAAACCGTCATCGCCAAGCACGATGCCGTGCGCGACAACCTTTTTATAGGCTGGCTTATCAAACAGCGCAGTCGAAAGCACATGCATGGTGTAGAACCAACCGCGGGACTGACCCGAATATTCCACAATGAAATCAGCTGGCCAATGGGTTTCCACCCAGTCCCGATGCTCAAACGGATAATGCTTTTGTGCAAAGCTCATCGAACCGGATTCAAACCAGCAATCCAGCACTTCCGGCACGCGGCGCATCATCGACTTGCCGGTGGGATCATCCGGATTGGGTCGCACCAATTCATCAATATGTGGCCGGTGCAGCGACTTTGGTTTCACCCCAAAGTCCCGCTCCAATTCCGCGATGGAACCATACACGTCAACGCGCGGATACTCTTCCGAGTCCGACACCCACACGGGAATTGGGGAACCCCAATACCGGTTGCGGGAAATATTCCAATCCCGGGCGCCTTCCAACCATTTTCCGAACTGGCCGTCCCGAATATGGGCTGGCATCCATTCGATTTCTTCCCGGTTGAGTTCAACCATGCGGTCACGGAACTTTGTCACAGCGACAAACCAGCTCGGCAAGGCCATATAGATGAGCGGCTCGCCAGAACGCCACGAGTGCGGATAAGAGTGCTCAATAGTCTGGTGGCGAACGACTCGACCTTTCGCCTTCAAATCTTTGATGATCGGCTTATTCGCATCGAACACCAACAGACCTTCATAATCTGGCACCTGCGAGGTGAACTTGCCATCCAAATCGACGGGCACACACACTTCAATGCCATGCTCTTGGCAGGTGTTCATATCGTCCTCACCGAACGCCGGCGCCTGGTGCACAATACCGGTGCCGTCTTCGGTGGTGACATAGTCTGCAGCGATGATCTGGAAACCATGTTCGACCGGGAAGAAGTTGAAAATAGGCTCATAGGTGAAGCCCACCAGCTCGCTGCCGGGGAGGGTGAACAGCACCTCAGAGGTTTTGCCCAGTTCTTTCGCAAAGGAGCCCAGCAGTTTTTCCGCCAAGATAAACAGCTGCCCTTGAAACGCCTCCAAGCCGTCTTCACCAACCCGAACCACCGCATAGGTGACTTCTGGGTTGACCGCCAACGCCGCATTCGAAGGCAACGTCCACGGGGTCGTCGTCCAGGCGATAGCTGCGGCTTCCGCAAGTTCCGGATGATCAGCAAGGGTGCGTTCGGCTACACTGCCAGGCAACGTGCCGGTGATCGGCATGGTCACGGTCAACGTTGGATCCTGGCGAAGCTTATATGAATCGTCAAGACGGGTTTCCTGATTCGACAGCGGAGTATGTTCCGCCCACGAATATGGCAACACTCGGAAACCTTGATAGATCAGACCCTTGTCGTAGAGCGTTTTAAACGCCCACATCACCGACTCCATGAAGTCGGGATCCATTGTTTTATATCCGCCGTCGAAATCTACCCACCGGGCTTGCCGAGTGACATAGGCCTTCCAATGGTCGGCATATTCCAGCACCGAGGTTGCACAGTAGTTGTTAAACTGCTCCAACCCCATCGACTCGATTTCACCTTTGTCTTTGATACCCAGCTGGCGTTCGGCCTCCAGCTCAGCGGGCAGCCCATGGCAGTCCCAGCCGAATACACGGTCGACTTTTTTGCCCCGCATGGTTTGATAGCGGGGAATGATGTCTTTCACATAGCCGGTTAGCAGGTGACCATAGTGTGGCAACCCGTTAGCAAAGGGCGGGCCGTCATAAAACACATATTCCGGCTGGCCTTCCCGCTGTGCGATGGAATCGAGAAACGTGTTGTCGTTCTTCCAGAACTCGAGCACAGCCTGTTCCATGTCGGGGAATCGCTGCGAACCGCCGGTTAGATCTTGTTTGGGGTACACCCCACCAGTTGTGTTTGTCATGATTGAAAAGTTGTTATATCCGTTTCGCGAACATTGACGTTTGAAAAAACTATTCACCACCGCTGCGGTAAGCGAGC
The Corynebacterium choanae DNA segment above includes these coding regions:
- the ileS gene encoding isoleucine--tRNA ligase translates to MTNTTGGVYPKQDLTGGSQRFPDMEQAVLEFWKNDNTFLDSIAQREGQPEYVFYDGPPFANGLPHYGHLLTGYVKDIIPRYQTMRGKKVDRVFGWDCHGLPAELEAERQLGIKDKGEIESMGLEQFNNYCATSVLEYADHWKAYVTRQARWVDFDGGYKTMDPDFMESVMWAFKTLYDKGLIYQGFRVLPYSWAEHTPLSNQETRLDDSYKLRQDPTLTVTMPITGTLPGSVAERTLADHPELAEAAAIAWTTTPWTLPSNAALAVNPEVTYAVVRVGEDGLEAFQGQLFILAEKLLGSFAKELGKTSEVLFTLPGSELVGFTYEPIFNFFPVEHGFQIIAADYVTTEDGTGIVHQAPAFGEDDMNTCQEHGIEVCVPVDLDGKFTSQVPDYEGLLVFDANKPIIKDLKAKGRVVRHQTIEHSYPHSWRSGEPLIYMALPSWFVAVTKFRDRMVELNREEIEWMPAHIRDGQFGKWLEGARDWNISRNRYWGSPIPVWVSDSEEYPRVDVYGSIAELERDFGVKPKSLHRPHIDELVRPNPDDPTGKSMMRRVPEVLDCWFESGSMSFAQKHYPFEHRDWVETHWPADFIVEYSGQSRGWFYTMHVLSTALFDKPAYKKVVAHGIVLGDDGLKMSKSKGNYPDVNEVFDRDGSDAMRWFLMSSPILRGGNLIVTEQGIREGVRQALLPMWNAYTFLQLYSSQPAKFATDSTNVLDRYILAKLHRLAADVQAALDDTNVAKACDEVRWFCDALTNWYVRRSRDRFWAGDTQHPEAFNTLYTVLVSLSKIAAPLLPLITEVIFKALTGERSVHLTDYPNPDLFPSDDALVDAMDAVRGVCSAASSVRKANKLRNRLPLARLTVAREHAAELRPFTDIIADEVNVKKVLLTDDVDSVGRFEVVVNAKVAGPRLGKDVQQVIKAVKAGDYTRDGEVVVAGGITLQPDEFTTRLKAADEASTAQIEGFGGLVVLDTNVTEELAAEGWVNDLVRGLQDTRKACGFEVSDRITATVSVPADRRAVAEQFADHIAKEILATELTLTTDALDGQSHDVLGGASAQLHKA
- a CDS encoding HlyD family efflux transporter periplasmic adaptor subunit is translated as MNDAQTRTIRLSRLAIALVASGALLAGCMGGSGDDPDPATAAAAYSVVTTGEVASTIQVTGSITPIRQVALASNLTSAVESLNAKVGQRVSAGELLATMDTTALQRDYDDQVANGARSVVDAQSAVEQAQQQLNDKQQLLNNNLDPQLNGAEQALREADRAYADAQRAYEQRLQRKASGLNADIRSQNLALAQARSQLLSAALNAVRAGLDSTTSALRGVDRSAEIAETQAELAKLQVQLQQADEQEKPAIAAKISAAEAKLDAYANEYPLGIDQAQANAHIGSAEAVNSLNQAVLALNDQQAAVQRTLIDTDRELADLQRAAAQKFDAKKDAAVALETTKMQLQQQINSDQQAIRSAERAKQAAELQARQSTSKLEQQLSDNEVRAPFNGVITSVAAKAGAPVSGPLMTVADDSTLLIRSNVREADLASIHLGDTVQFTSRATGEQRFTGEVSFISPVANAVVTSGKDGGSVTADTSNQSPEFAVEITVTGNRDGLKIGGSVKAEITTESVKGVKTVPRDALVEDGDMSYVLVVNDEGTVEKREVTVGKTSVTDAEITGGDLQAGDVVLNRAISNLAKVGETVDVPDSVRKQQQGDASPATTSSTEANKS